In Thermomonas carbonis, a single genomic region encodes these proteins:
- a CDS encoding HAL/PAL/TAL family ammonia-lyase: MTVRLDGVSLTRAQLVQVARGEGVELDEASLPRVARAADFLAAQVAREEPIYGVSTGFGSNADKLLGAHPLRDELPGASKSGQSPHIELQRNLIVTHAVCVGEPFAPGVVRAMLCIRINTLLRGHSGIRVQTLQALAAMLNAGIVPVVPQLGSVGASGDLAPLSHLAIVLLGGGEAFVDGERVAGAEALRRKGLQPVTLSYKEGLALNNGTAQMLATGVLAVQQLEDLLDTADLAAAMTIDAFAGRLGAFAPEVHALRPHPGQVQTADNLLRLLDGSTLSDIAYHLVPRFRQWLPSSWDTQAAQALSFDIGWDWVPFGQRHGREKFYRRFLPFRGGKKHQPQDSYSLRCIPQVHGAVRDALGQAKRVLDIELNALTDNPLIFPDKQAEHVEQQVISAGHFHGMPLALAMSYLKAAIPVLASISERRLNKLVDPATNDGLPAFLIGNEDGTESGHMIVQYTAAAIVNDLASRAMPASVYSIPTSANAEDHVSMGANEARHVLAMASDLGKVLGLELYTAAQALDLRRDMINAARDLADRADAEAFAMKVQGGPLPDAGDHGEFLVEVDALRTQLANAAEFRPGRAVAAAHAAIRARIPFMGRDHAMDGDVATAVALVVEGSVLAAARSALD, encoded by the coding sequence ATGACCGTCCGTCTTGATGGCGTTTCGCTGACGCGCGCGCAACTGGTGCAGGTCGCGCGTGGCGAAGGCGTGGAACTGGACGAGGCCTCGCTGCCACGCGTCGCGCGTGCTGCCGATTTCCTCGCCGCGCAGGTCGCGCGCGAGGAACCGATCTATGGCGTGTCGACCGGCTTCGGCAGCAATGCCGACAAACTGCTCGGCGCGCATCCACTGCGCGACGAATTGCCGGGTGCGTCGAAATCCGGGCAGTCGCCGCACATCGAACTTCAGCGCAACCTCATCGTCACCCATGCGGTTTGCGTGGGCGAACCGTTCGCGCCGGGCGTGGTGCGAGCGATGCTGTGCATCCGCATCAACACGCTGCTGCGCGGACACTCCGGCATCCGCGTGCAGACCCTGCAGGCGCTGGCGGCCATGCTCAACGCCGGTATCGTGCCGGTGGTGCCACAGCTGGGGTCCGTCGGTGCGTCCGGCGACCTCGCGCCGCTGTCGCACCTGGCCATCGTCCTGCTCGGCGGCGGCGAAGCCTTCGTCGACGGCGAGCGCGTTGCCGGTGCCGAGGCTCTGCGTCGCAAGGGCTTGCAGCCTGTCACGCTGTCGTACAAGGAAGGGCTGGCGCTGAACAATGGCACCGCGCAGATGCTCGCAACAGGTGTGCTCGCGGTGCAGCAGCTCGAAGACCTGCTGGACACCGCCGACCTTGCTGCAGCGATGACCATCGATGCGTTCGCGGGTCGACTCGGCGCGTTCGCGCCCGAGGTGCACGCACTGCGTCCACATCCGGGCCAGGTGCAGACCGCCGACAACCTGCTGCGCCTGCTCGACGGATCGACCCTGTCCGACATCGCGTATCACTTGGTGCCACGGTTCCGGCAGTGGTTGCCGTCGAGCTGGGATACGCAGGCTGCGCAAGCGCTCAGCTTCGACATCGGCTGGGACTGGGTGCCGTTCGGCCAGCGCCATGGCCGCGAGAAGTTCTACCGGCGCTTCCTGCCGTTCCGCGGCGGCAAGAAGCACCAGCCGCAGGACAGCTATTCGCTGCGTTGCATCCCGCAGGTGCATGGCGCGGTGCGTGATGCGCTGGGGCAGGCCAAGCGCGTGCTCGACATCGAGCTCAACGCGCTCACCGACAACCCGCTGATCTTCCCGGACAAGCAGGCCGAGCACGTCGAGCAGCAGGTGATCTCCGCCGGCCATTTCCACGGCATGCCGCTGGCGCTGGCGATGAGCTACCTGAAGGCGGCGATCCCGGTGCTGGCCTCGATCAGCGAGCGCCGCCTCAACAAGCTGGTGGATCCGGCGACCAACGATGGCCTGCCGGCGTTCCTGATCGGCAATGAGGACGGCACCGAGTCCGGCCACATGATCGTGCAGTACACCGCTGCGGCGATCGTCAACGACCTCGCCAGCCGCGCGATGCCGGCGTCGGTGTATTCGATCCCGACCTCCGCCAACGCCGAGGACCATGTCTCGATGGGCGCCAACGAGGCGCGCCACGTGCTGGCGATGGCATCCGACCTTGGGAAGGTGCTCGGGCTGGAGCTGTACACCGCCGCGCAGGCGCTCGACCTGCGTCGCGACATGATCAACGCCGCGCGTGACCTGGCGGATCGCGCCGATGCCGAGGCGTTCGCGATGAAAGTCCAGGGCGGGCCGCTGCCGGATGCCGGCGACCATGGCGAGTTCCTGGTCGAGGTCGATGCATTGCGCACGCAACTGGCCAATGCTGCCGAATTCCGGCCAGGCCGTGCCGTCGCTGCGGCGCATGCCGCGATTCGCGCGCGCATCCCGTTCATGGGGCGCGACCACGCGATGGATGGGGATGTCGCGACTGCCGTTGCATTGGTGGTCGAGGGCAGCGTGCTGGCTGCCGCGCGAAGCGCACTGGACTGA
- the hisS gene encoding histidine--tRNA ligase has translation MIKPRTPPGVMELLPRDQIAFQRMLDTIRQVFERFGFLPVETPVMELSEVLLTKSGGETERQVYFVQSTGALEKGADGLPELALRFDLTVPLARYVAEHEHDLAFPFRRYQMQRVYRGERAQRGRFREFYQCDIDVVGKDALSPRFDAEVPAVISAVFERLAIGEFTIQLNHRKLLRGFFEGQGIEGEAQFAVLRELDKLDKRGEDAVRATLAGDGFGLSDEVIGRLMSFSKVRSQGHADALAKLDALGTGTPLFEEGRDELRAILVQLQALGVADSRYALNLSIARGLDYYTGVVYETTLDAYPQIGSICSGGRYENLAGHYTKSKLPGVGISIGLTRLFFQLKDAGLVDTAESSVDVLVALLDDTGLAHALGLSQRLRAAGLNVETQLEPRKLAKQLQYADKAGIRFVVMHGEDEAARGVVAVKDLRRGEQFEVSEAELAPTLLVEREQLRTSGAAR, from the coding sequence TTGATCAAGCCACGCACCCCGCCCGGGGTCATGGAGCTGTTGCCCCGCGACCAGATTGCCTTCCAGCGCATGCTGGACACGATCCGCCAGGTGTTCGAGCGCTTCGGCTTTTTGCCGGTGGAAACGCCGGTGATGGAGTTGTCCGAGGTGCTGCTGACCAAGTCCGGCGGCGAAACCGAGCGGCAGGTGTACTTCGTCCAGTCCACTGGCGCTCTCGAGAAGGGTGCCGATGGCTTGCCCGAATTGGCCCTGCGCTTCGACCTGACCGTGCCCTTGGCCCGCTACGTGGCCGAACACGAGCACGACCTCGCTTTTCCGTTCCGCCGCTACCAGATGCAGCGCGTGTATCGCGGCGAGCGCGCCCAGCGCGGCCGCTTCCGCGAGTTCTACCAGTGCGACATCGACGTGGTCGGCAAGGACGCGCTGTCGCCGCGCTTCGATGCGGAAGTGCCGGCGGTGATCTCGGCGGTGTTCGAGCGGCTTGCGATCGGCGAATTCACCATCCAGCTGAACCACCGCAAGCTGCTGCGCGGCTTCTTCGAGGGGCAGGGCATCGAGGGCGAAGCGCAGTTCGCGGTGCTGCGCGAGCTCGACAAGTTGGACAAGCGTGGCGAGGACGCGGTGCGCGCGACCTTGGCGGGCGATGGCTTCGGCTTGTCCGACGAGGTGATCGGCCGGTTGATGTCGTTCTCGAAGGTGCGCTCGCAGGGACATGCGGATGCATTGGCCAAACTCGATGCGCTCGGCACCGGCACGCCGCTGTTCGAGGAAGGTCGCGACGAGTTGCGCGCGATCCTGGTCCAGTTGCAGGCGCTCGGCGTGGCCGACTCGCGCTATGCGCTGAATTTGTCGATCGCGCGTGGCCTCGACTACTACACCGGCGTGGTCTACGAGACCACGCTCGACGCCTACCCACAGATCGGCTCGATCTGTTCGGGCGGGCGCTACGAAAACCTGGCCGGTCATTACACCAAGTCGAAGTTGCCCGGCGTCGGCATCTCCATCGGCCTGACCCGGCTGTTCTTCCAGTTGAAGGACGCCGGCCTGGTCGATACCGCCGAGAGTTCGGTCGACGTGCTGGTGGCGTTGCTCGACGACACCGGGCTGGCGCATGCGCTCGGCCTGTCGCAGCGCCTGCGCGCCGCTGGCCTCAACGTCGAAACGCAGTTGGAGCCGCGCAAGCTGGCAAAGCAGTTGCAGTACGCCGACAAGGCCGGCATCCGCTTCGTGGTGATGCACGGCGAGGACGAGGCCGCGCGCGGCGTGGTCGCGGTGAAGGACCTGCGTCGCGGTGAGCAGTTCGAGGTCTCCGAAGCCGAGCTCGCGCCCACGCTCCTCGTCGAGCGCGAACAATTGCGCACGAGCGGAGCAGCGCGATGA
- a CDS encoding phage tail tape measure protein: MAKSLGALTLDLVLRMGGFEQGMDKAARVTDKRMREMEARAKKFGAVAGAAVAGAAVAISAGVKQAIDYADQLNDMNQRLGVSAEALSGWAYAAKQSGTDIDSLGIGLKKLAKNMAEALDPKSSQGKLFDALGVSVVDAQGKLRDVEDVLPAIAARFKELDNATQESALAMDLFGKSGTDLLEFLNQGQDGIESLRDRARELGVELDGDTLRAADQFNDKMGDIWAISEGLFLKLAEDLLPSLDRLATMFQNAAKEGQAAGGALDSVGGAASSLVDYLEKANSIGAGTIQMLTAIKEGSAQALQGLGTLLFKDTSRGIDQIMAAKGKADRAYYYAFNDLPDFSNVRGTPKPVLFAGIDADPDGLFKKTAAQAAEARKEAERLAAALAGVYGGGDSKAKGGGKGKSVRDNAEDAAKALREQVEAVVRAREEFDAMAASLSGPLAEALYRYTVENQRLIDTAKAGEVGTKELEKAQANLRKEYDLNVEAIRKQLDPLGELLADLEFENSLVGMGNVERQLAIATRGMDADAIAQQAGALSKLQDAYAQSDRIREQVGLMDEFRESVRGIFGDIYNGKNAWDAVKDAFDNFADAVFDFASKKVIEDLFGQLGTTQGGKAGDGWAGLFTSVLGAFAGGGAGAGAGASAAGGSSYLSWMQGGYASGGLMPANSIARVNENGPELMTVRGRDYLMTGNDAVTITPNHKLGGGGGSQQVVQNFYNPRMYDRSSSAQREAEAAQKLKHAMRFA, from the coding sequence ATGGCTAAGTCTTTGGGCGCGCTCACGCTCGATTTAGTTCTCCGCATGGGCGGATTTGAGCAAGGAATGGACAAAGCCGCGCGAGTTACCGACAAGCGCATGCGAGAAATGGAGGCACGGGCTAAAAAGTTCGGAGCCGTGGCAGGTGCAGCCGTAGCCGGTGCAGCAGTTGCAATTTCCGCTGGTGTGAAACAGGCCATTGACTACGCCGACCAGCTCAACGACATGAACCAGCGTCTCGGCGTTTCTGCCGAAGCGTTGTCGGGCTGGGCCTACGCAGCGAAGCAATCCGGCACGGACATCGATTCGCTTGGCATCGGCCTGAAGAAGCTCGCCAAGAACATGGCTGAGGCGCTGGATCCGAAGTCGTCGCAAGGCAAGCTGTTCGATGCGCTAGGCGTGTCTGTCGTGGATGCTCAGGGCAAGCTGAGGGATGTTGAGGATGTACTGCCCGCGATTGCAGCTCGCTTCAAGGAACTCGACAACGCGACTCAGGAAAGCGCGCTTGCGATGGACTTGTTTGGAAAGTCGGGCACTGACTTGCTGGAGTTCCTGAATCAGGGTCAGGACGGTATCGAAAGCCTGCGCGACCGTGCGCGCGAGTTGGGCGTCGAACTTGATGGCGACACGTTGCGAGCTGCAGACCAGTTCAACGACAAGATGGGCGACATTTGGGCAATCTCTGAGGGGCTTTTCCTGAAGCTCGCGGAGGACTTGCTGCCATCGCTAGACCGCTTGGCGACCATGTTCCAGAACGCAGCGAAAGAGGGCCAAGCGGCAGGCGGTGCACTCGATTCTGTCGGTGGCGCGGCTAGCTCACTGGTCGACTATTTGGAGAAAGCCAACTCTATCGGCGCGGGCACTATTCAGATGCTCACCGCGATCAAAGAGGGCAGCGCCCAGGCACTGCAGGGGCTGGGAACCCTGCTGTTCAAAGACACCTCACGCGGCATTGATCAAATCATGGCCGCTAAAGGTAAGGCGGACAGGGCGTATTACTACGCCTTCAATGACCTCCCCGACTTCAGCAATGTGCGCGGCACGCCGAAGCCGGTGCTGTTCGCTGGGATCGACGCCGATCCTGATGGCCTGTTCAAAAAGACGGCGGCTCAGGCTGCGGAAGCAAGGAAGGAAGCCGAAAGACTGGCCGCTGCATTGGCTGGCGTTTACGGAGGCGGGGATTCCAAGGCCAAGGGTGGCGGCAAAGGCAAGTCTGTCAGAGACAACGCCGAGGATGCAGCGAAGGCGCTTCGCGAACAGGTCGAAGCTGTCGTCCGCGCCCGTGAGGAGTTCGACGCCATGGCCGCATCGCTGTCAGGCCCGCTAGCCGAGGCGTTGTATCGCTATACGGTCGAAAATCAAAGGCTGATCGACACCGCAAAGGCGGGAGAGGTCGGCACCAAAGAGCTAGAGAAAGCGCAGGCGAACTTGCGGAAGGAATACGACCTCAACGTCGAAGCCATCCGAAAACAGCTAGACCCGTTGGGCGAGTTGCTGGCCGACCTGGAGTTTGAGAACTCGCTTGTCGGAATGGGTAACGTTGAGCGGCAACTGGCGATTGCGACACGGGGCATGGATGCCGACGCAATAGCGCAGCAAGCGGGCGCGCTGTCGAAGCTGCAGGACGCCTACGCGCAGAGTGATCGGATACGCGAACAAGTCGGTTTGATGGACGAGTTCCGCGAGTCGGTGCGCGGGATCTTCGGCGACATCTACAACGGCAAGAACGCATGGGATGCGGTGAAGGATGCGTTCGATAACTTCGCGGATGCCGTGTTCGACTTCGCGTCGAAGAAAGTCATCGAGGACTTGTTTGGACAGCTGGGCACTACGCAGGGCGGCAAGGCTGGGGATGGCTGGGCGGGACTCTTTACCTCAGTCCTCGGCGCTTTCGCAGGCGGCGGGGCAGGGGCAGGGGCAGGCGCTTCGGCGGCTGGTGGTTCGAGCTACCTGAGCTGGATGCAGGGCGGGTACGCCTCTGGCGGCCTGATGCCTGCCAACAGCATTGCGCGCGTCAACGAGAACGGCCCCGAGCTGATGACCGTCCGTGGCCGCGACTACCTGATGACTGGGAATGACGCCGTGACCATCACGCCTAACCACAAGCTCGGCGGGGGAGGCGGCAGCCAGCAAGTCGTCCAGAACTTCTACAACCCCCGCATGTATGACCGCAGTAGCTCCGCGCAACGCGAGGCCGAAGCGGCACAGAAGCTGAAGCACGCGATGAGGTTCGCCTAA
- a CDS encoding HNH endonuclease, translated as MTATRYGNGRGGRPWRRLRDAVAIRDGYKCYVCGRIVEQGECDHIVPVSKGGKTEMGNLGWICPPCHADKSEREAAEAQGRNVRIKARIGVDGWPM; from the coding sequence ATGACCGCGACTAGATACGGGAACGGACGCGGCGGCAGACCGTGGCGACGCCTACGTGATGCGGTGGCGATCCGTGACGGATACAAGTGCTATGTCTGCGGTCGCATCGTGGAGCAGGGCGAGTGTGACCACATTGTCCCGGTCTCCAAAGGCGGCAAGACGGAGATGGGCAATCTCGGCTGGATATGCCCTCCCTGCCATGCCGACAAGTCTGAGCGCGAGGCCGCAGAGGCGCAGGGACGCAACGTAAGGATCAAGGCACGTATCGGCGTGGATGGCTGGCCAATGTAG
- a CDS encoding phage portal protein, giving the protein MGIVDRFRGLLTREKAAPALVPVSSPRMGTGWFPLVTEPYAGAWQQGVTSERAENVTGYSTVYACLSRIAKDIGKLPFTLRELDANGLWRTTTNPAYSPVLRKPNSYQTAAQFRESWILSKLQHGNTYVLKRRDARGVVDGLFILDPTKVKVLVSDTGDVFYELSVDNLNHISENGRIIVPQREMIHDREVTLYHPLIGVPPLLAAYWPAAKNQRINRTGAEFFGNHAQPGGILTAPAGMSEEDAKKLQTFWQQNYSGSNAGKVGVIGADLKYQAFANTAADSQLVEQLKYSDEQVCHAFGVPPYKIGIGQIPTGLKVGDVSQLYYQDALQARIESMEDCLDHGLGLGDALGVELNLEPLLRMDAQQQAEIEGALVKNGIKAPNEARRRFGLAPLEGGDSVYLQQQNFSLQALARRDQSADPFGTGGSKDAGPLLTRGQANYIQKVMEGRDPKMRARFNNATQRWETLAGSGEWNPASWRWTPEHEARWAA; this is encoded by the coding sequence ATGGGTATCGTTGATCGCTTCCGGGGCTTGCTGACCCGAGAGAAGGCCGCGCCCGCGCTGGTGCCGGTCTCCAGTCCACGCATGGGAACCGGATGGTTCCCGCTGGTGACTGAACCCTATGCCGGCGCGTGGCAGCAGGGAGTTACCAGCGAGCGTGCAGAGAACGTCACGGGATACTCGACGGTCTATGCGTGCCTGAGCCGCATCGCGAAGGATATCGGCAAGTTGCCGTTTACCCTGCGCGAGCTGGACGCTAACGGCTTGTGGCGCACGACCACGAACCCGGCATATTCACCAGTCCTGCGGAAGCCGAACAGTTACCAGACGGCGGCGCAGTTCCGGGAATCGTGGATCCTCAGCAAGCTCCAGCACGGCAACACCTATGTCCTGAAGAGGCGCGACGCGCGCGGCGTGGTGGATGGGCTTTTCATCCTAGACCCGACGAAGGTGAAGGTGCTGGTCTCCGACACTGGCGACGTGTTCTATGAGTTGTCGGTCGACAACTTGAACCACATTAGCGAGAACGGACGGATCATCGTTCCTCAGCGCGAGATGATCCACGACCGCGAGGTGACGCTCTACCATCCATTGATCGGCGTTCCGCCGCTGCTGGCCGCTTACTGGCCCGCTGCGAAAAACCAGCGGATCAATCGAACTGGTGCGGAGTTCTTCGGAAACCATGCTCAACCGGGCGGAATCCTGACGGCACCCGCTGGCATGTCGGAAGAGGACGCAAAGAAGCTCCAGACGTTTTGGCAGCAGAACTACTCAGGCTCAAACGCGGGCAAGGTTGGAGTGATCGGCGCTGACCTGAAATATCAGGCATTCGCGAACACGGCAGCGGATAGCCAGCTTGTCGAGCAACTGAAGTATTCGGACGAGCAGGTATGCCATGCGTTCGGCGTGCCGCCTTACAAGATCGGCATCGGGCAAATCCCTACCGGGCTGAAGGTCGGCGATGTCTCGCAGCTCTACTATCAGGACGCGCTACAGGCCCGCATCGAGTCCATGGAAGACTGTCTCGACCATGGGCTTGGGCTGGGTGATGCGCTAGGCGTGGAGTTGAACCTGGAGCCGCTGTTACGCATGGACGCGCAGCAGCAGGCAGAGATAGAAGGCGCGCTGGTCAAGAACGGGATCAAGGCACCGAACGAGGCTCGCCGACGGTTCGGGCTTGCACCGCTCGAAGGTGGCGATAGCGTTTACCTGCAACAACAAAACTTCAGCTTGCAGGCGCTTGCGAGGCGCGATCAATCCGCCGATCCGTTCGGTACTGGCGGCAGCAAGGATGCAGGCCCGCTACTCACGCGAGGACAGGCCAACTACATCCAGAAGGTCATGGAAGGCCGAGACCCCAAGATGCGTGCGCGTTTCAACAACGCCACGCAACGCTGGGAGACGTTGGCAGGTAGCGGCGAATGGAATCCGGCTAGCTGGCGATGGACGCCTGAGCATGAGGCGCGCTGGGCTGCGTGA
- a CDS encoding phage major capsid protein, which translates to MSTVSLVPRGRTFVRSVIAHAMSSAHPDAYAANRWGHTHAQAIAKAAVPAITAEPGGTPEAREFFGMAVEQSLLGRVPNLRRIGFNIPNLRQISGARGYWVSEGRPIPLSTAAMDRFTLLPLKVASIIVATKEAVQSMGDVQEAALQRDLLNAIAGALDIAFIDPDNAGTPDQAPASITNGAFQFASSGNIRQDIRNLFDQYQGSMLTACIVMHPRVAVRIGVAASQLGDTKLTVRGGVLMGVPVVCSESVPFDSNGGTITIFDAAAVAYAARDFDLSLSEDATLQMSDSPTFGSGDFVALFQTNAIAWRGTASANWEVNGAGNVVTMTDVSYGLADAYE; encoded by the coding sequence ATGTCTACCGTCTCCCTCGTTCCTCGCGGGCGTACTTTCGTGCGCAGTGTCATCGCCCACGCCATGTCGTCGGCGCATCCCGATGCATACGCAGCCAATCGCTGGGGCCATACCCACGCGCAGGCCATCGCAAAGGCTGCGGTTCCTGCGATCACAGCAGAACCTGGCGGCACGCCAGAGGCCCGCGAGTTCTTCGGCATGGCCGTTGAACAAAGCCTGTTGGGCCGCGTTCCGAACTTGCGCCGCATCGGCTTCAACATTCCGAACCTGCGTCAAATCTCTGGCGCTCGCGGCTACTGGGTTTCGGAGGGTCGACCGATTCCCTTGTCCACCGCTGCGATGGATCGCTTCACGCTGCTACCGCTGAAGGTCGCATCCATCATCGTGGCGACGAAGGAAGCCGTGCAGTCCATGGGCGACGTGCAGGAGGCCGCGCTGCAACGCGACCTGTTGAACGCCATTGCGGGCGCGCTCGACATCGCGTTCATCGACCCCGACAACGCCGGCACTCCCGATCAAGCGCCGGCTTCCATCACCAACGGCGCTTTTCAGTTCGCATCCAGCGGCAACATTCGGCAGGACATCCGAAACCTGTTTGACCAGTATCAAGGCAGCATGTTGACCGCGTGCATCGTCATGCATCCGCGCGTAGCTGTCCGGATCGGCGTGGCCGCTTCCCAGCTCGGCGACACGAAGCTCACCGTTCGCGGTGGCGTCCTGATGGGCGTGCCTGTTGTTTGCAGCGAGTCTGTCCCGTTCGATAGCAACGGCGGCACCATCACGATCTTTGACGCGGCAGCAGTCGCCTATGCGGCTCGCGACTTCGACCTCAGTCTGAGCGAGGACGCGACGCTGCAAATGAGCGATTCGCCCACGTTCGGCAGCGGCGATTTCGTCGCACTTTTTCAAACCAATGCAATCGCATGGCGCGGCACTGCGTCCGCGAATTGGGAGGTCAACGGCGCGGGCAATGTCGTGACCATGACCGACGTTAGCTATGGCCTGGCGGACGCTTACGAATGA
- a CDS encoding helix-turn-helix domain-containing protein, with the protein MQQEQKLSYSPEAAAAATDMNRSAIYRAIQSGELKSYKVGRLRRITRQALENYVAQLERGAA; encoded by the coding sequence ATGCAGCAGGAACAAAAACTTAGCTACTCGCCAGAGGCAGCGGCAGCCGCCACCGACATGAACCGGAGCGCGATCTATCGCGCAATCCAGTCCGGCGAACTGAAGTCCTACAAGGTCGGCAGGCTCCGCCGGATCACCCGGCAGGCGCTGGAGAACTACGTCGCCCAGCTCGAACGAGGTGCGGCATGA
- a CDS encoding Arc family DNA-binding protein yields MARDDTQVNVRLPAELVDRLRHAATQSGKSLTSEIVDRLIESFPITIQDIALDTIRKEAELLSAHSFRLKFDPRANAPVGSKERDSYREEVGEVTARLRQLEREISERNRKFREEIAARKAKTSTD; encoded by the coding sequence ATGGCCCGCGACGACACCCAAGTAAACGTTCGACTCCCCGCCGAGCTTGTGGATCGGCTTCGCCATGCAGCAACCCAGAGCGGGAAGTCGCTCACCTCTGAGATTGTCGACCGGCTAATCGAGTCCTTTCCCATAACCATTCAGGACATCGCTCTGGACACAATTAGGAAGGAGGCGGAATTACTATCCGCTCACTCATTCCGCCTGAAGTTTGATCCGAGAGCGAATGCTCCGGTTGGCTCAAAGGAACGCGATTCATACCGAGAGGAAGTCGGTGAAGTGACTGCGCGATTGCGACAGCTAGAGCGGGAAATCTCTGAGAGAAACCGCAAGTTCCGCGAAGAGATAGCTGCGCGAAAAGCGAAAACTTCAACCGACTAG